The following proteins are co-located in the Paludibaculum fermentans genome:
- a CDS encoding DUF503 family protein — MSGCRHSSVAIRRLSVAILKDRLRAGLNVTVAEVQDQNRLNRSVVTVSGSRANAMKVLDSAERAAAAFLGPNLVSSCIEWVE, encoded by the coding sequence GTGTCAGGCTGTCGCCATTCGTCTGTCGCCATTCGTCGCCTTTCTGTCGCCATTCTGAAAGACCGGCTGCGGGCGGGGCTCAACGTGACGGTGGCCGAGGTGCAGGATCAGAACCGGCTGAACCGGTCGGTGGTGACGGTGTCGGGGTCGCGCGCTAATGCGATGAAGGTGCTGGACTCGGCGGAGCGGGCGGCGGCGGCGTTTCTGGGGCCGAATCTGGTTAGCAGTTGTATTGAGTGGGTGGAGTGA
- a CDS encoding ABC transporter permease, with product MSLRRRLYILLHRARSLFRRDTVERDLDRELDFHLHQQMEENMESGMDPQEARAAAQRVLGGVAQIQEECRDMRRTHHIETLVSDIRYAARVLRRAPGFTITIVLTLAIAIGANSAIFSVVQGVLLKPLPFANAGRLVRIYYNSDTQPKFPLNPNDFHDYRARNRSFTSMAAITRSDAQLAGAGETVRLRAFSVTAGYFELLGFRPAMGREFTSDDEQTGRGRTAVLSDRLWRTRFHADPAILGKTLTLDAQPVTVVGVMPPDTSHPGNNFHAVADGDTVDLWFPFVFEDRQGRGSHYMDGLGLLKEGVTPAQAQADLVSVLEGIRRETGSEQGWRVHLIPLFQEMVGRTRRILLVLFGAVGLLLLIACVNAANLLLARSTARAREIAVRSALGAARGRILRQLLTESLVLAGAGALLGTALAHAGLRVIVAFLPAGFPRAAAIRLDTGVLLFTVITAMLTGLLFGLAPALSAARADVQQGLREGARGSTGGRRKARLRDLLVVAETGLAGVLLIAAGLLLHGFVNLLRSDPGFRPQQVLTASVVLPAKRYPKDEQRARFYEQLMDHLEALPGVKAAGAGSDLPWTGYDGNADGFRVEGRRDSYSDHTTARYHIATAHYFEALGIPLRDGRFFDARDTAKGPFVLIVNETMARRYWPGETAIGKRITFRGMPKESDWMRIVGVVGDIRDDPGSNSVRPAFWLPLTQETDRALSVAVRATSDPGPLTRQLREAVARLDPELAVSDFRFMTRVAEESVATQRFVLFLVGLFAGIALILAAIGIYGVISYSVSRRMPEFGMRMALGATRSDLMRLILGQSTRLSLAGAAAGLVCAALSAQLLESLLYEVRGLDPITFGAVGALILVTAAAAAYQPARRAARADPMTSLRAE from the coding sequence ATGAGCCTCCGGCGCAGGCTGTACATCCTGCTGCATCGCGCGCGTTCGCTGTTTCGCCGCGACACCGTTGAGCGCGACCTCGACCGGGAACTGGACTTCCATCTCCACCAGCAGATGGAGGAAAACATGGAGAGCGGCATGGATCCCCAGGAAGCCCGGGCAGCGGCGCAGCGTGTGCTCGGGGGCGTGGCGCAGATTCAGGAGGAGTGCCGCGACATGCGCCGCACGCATCACATCGAGACGCTGGTTTCCGACATCCGCTATGCCGCGCGTGTGCTGCGGCGCGCGCCGGGCTTCACCATCACCATCGTGCTGACGCTGGCCATCGCCATTGGAGCGAACAGCGCCATCTTCAGTGTGGTGCAGGGCGTTCTGCTGAAGCCGTTGCCGTTCGCAAATGCCGGGCGCCTGGTCCGCATTTACTACAACAGCGACACGCAGCCGAAGTTCCCGCTGAACCCCAATGACTTCCACGACTACCGCGCCCGCAACCGGAGCTTCACTTCGATGGCGGCGATCACCCGGAGCGACGCCCAACTGGCGGGCGCGGGCGAAACCGTGCGGCTGCGTGCCTTCTCGGTCACCGCCGGCTATTTCGAACTGCTGGGCTTCCGCCCCGCGATGGGCCGCGAGTTCACAAGCGACGATGAGCAGACAGGGCGCGGCCGCACCGCCGTGCTCAGCGACCGCCTCTGGCGGACCCGCTTTCACGCGGACCCCGCGATTCTTGGAAAGACCCTGACGCTCGACGCCCAACCCGTCACCGTCGTCGGCGTCATGCCGCCCGACACCAGCCACCCCGGCAACAACTTCCACGCCGTGGCCGACGGCGACACCGTCGACCTCTGGTTTCCCTTTGTCTTCGAGGACCGCCAGGGCCGGGGGTCCCACTATATGGACGGACTGGGCCTGCTCAAGGAAGGCGTCACGCCGGCGCAAGCCCAGGCCGATCTCGTTTCGGTGCTGGAAGGGATCCGGCGGGAAACAGGATCCGAGCAAGGCTGGCGCGTCCACCTGATCCCGCTGTTTCAGGAGATGGTGGGGCGCACGCGCCGCATCCTGCTCGTCCTGTTCGGCGCCGTGGGCCTGCTGCTGCTCATCGCCTGCGTGAACGCCGCCAACCTTCTGCTGGCCCGTTCCACGGCGCGTGCCCGCGAGATAGCGGTCCGCTCCGCGCTGGGCGCCGCGCGGGGCCGCATCCTGCGCCAGTTGCTGACCGAAAGCCTGGTCCTCGCCGGAGCCGGGGCCCTGCTGGGTACGGCGCTCGCCCATGCCGGCCTCCGAGTTATCGTCGCTTTCCTGCCCGCCGGCTTCCCGCGCGCCGCCGCCATCCGCCTGGATACCGGCGTCCTCCTCTTCACCGTGATCACGGCCATGCTGACCGGTCTTCTGTTCGGGCTTGCACCAGCTCTCTCCGCGGCGCGCGCTGATGTCCAGCAGGGCTTGCGGGAAGGCGCCCGCGGCTCCACCGGCGGCCGCCGCAAGGCAAGGCTGCGCGATTTGCTGGTGGTGGCGGAGACCGGCCTGGCGGGCGTGCTGCTCATCGCCGCCGGGCTCCTGTTGCACGGTTTCGTGAACCTGCTGCGGAGCGACCCCGGCTTCCGGCCCCAGCAGGTGCTCACGGCCTCGGTGGTTCTCCCGGCCAAGCGCTATCCGAAGGACGAACAGCGGGCGCGGTTCTACGAACAGTTGATGGACCACCTGGAGGCGCTGCCGGGCGTGAAGGCCGCCGGCGCCGGGTCGGATCTCCCCTGGACCGGCTACGACGGCAATGCCGACGGTTTCCGGGTGGAAGGCCGGCGGGACTCCTATAGCGACCACACCACGGCCCGCTATCACATCGCCACGGCGCACTATTTTGAGGCCTTGGGCATTCCGCTGCGCGACGGCCGTTTCTTCGACGCTCGCGACACCGCCAAAGGGCCGTTCGTCCTGATCGTCAACGAGACCATGGCCCGCCGCTACTGGCCCGGTGAAACGGCCATAGGCAAACGCATCACCTTTCGCGGCATGCCGAAGGAATCGGACTGGATGCGCATTGTGGGCGTGGTGGGCGACATCCGGGACGATCCGGGCAGCAACAGCGTGCGTCCTGCATTCTGGCTGCCGTTGACGCAGGAGACAGACCGGGCGCTTTCCGTGGCGGTACGGGCCACTTCCGATCCCGGGCCATTGACCCGCCAGTTGCGCGAAGCCGTGGCGCGCCTGGATCCGGAACTTGCGGTTTCCGACTTCCGCTTCATGACCCGAGTGGCTGAGGAATCGGTGGCGACACAGCGCTTTGTGTTGTTCCTGGTGGGATTATTCGCGGGCATCGCGCTGATCCTGGCGGCCATCGGCATTTACGGCGTGATCTCCTATTCGGTGAGCCGGCGCATGCCGGAGTTCGGGATGCGGATGGCTCTGGGCGCGACAAGGTCCGACCTGATGCGGCTGATCCTGGGCCAGAGCACCCGATTGTCGCTGGCCGGTGCCGCCGCCGGACTGGTGTGTGCGGCCCTGTCGGCGCAACTGCTGGAGAGCCTGCTGTATGAAGTGCGGGGGCTGGACCCGATTACGTTTGGGGCGGTGGGGGCGCTGATTCTGGTTACGGCGGCCGCGGCAGCCTACCAGCCGGCGCGCCGGGCGGCGAGGGCGGATCCTATGACGTCGCTGCGGGCGGAGTGA
- a CDS encoding ABC transporter permease yields the protein MRDFWQDVQYGLRTLRKSPGFTAVALLTLAIGIGANTAIFSFVDGVLLKPLPYANADRIMRVLEKPPGSPDARNGISTLNFLDWQRQNSVFQYMAARTGGSVTLTGSGNPVQLRGQRMSAHGFDILGVQAVLGRTFAADEDQPGKSKVAVLSNALWASQFGSDPAVVGRVIQLDNEPHVVIGVLPAGSAFDRTFAQIFRPLVFEPQNMTRNFHWFGAMGLLKPGVTVEKAKAEMDAIGQRIARDYPDSNKGWSVAVDPLAEVVVGPQLRKSLYVLLAAVGMVLLIGCANLANLTLARGTVREREVAIRVSVGASRWRLIQQFLTESVLLSYLGGVLGVALGYALIAGLKAALPPFSLPSEATITLDSRVLLFAIGLSILTGLVFGLAPAIQATRSDLAGSMKEGSRGSSTGGAKHRLRSALVVTEVALAFLLLAGSGLLIRSFFAMQQVATGFNTENVITAGLPTSEKRFATPEALNTYLRQVVANLESLPGVRDVALTSALPMQGWGYGMPFQIADKPIVDRANRKACFFKMVTPSYFRTIGMTFVKGRGLAEGDGKGAPPVTVINETMARKHFPNEEPVGKRILIQEIVPGKTALGPEIPWEVVGVVKDEKVGSLDETDSSPGMYVSKEQSPTFGQALVIRAAMDPRRLQNAITDAVHQVNKDQALTDFKTLEQIKAESMADNRLNSIMLGGFAMVALLLSAIGIYGVISYSVVQRTHEIGIRAAMGARAGDVVGLILKRGVVMAALGLGIGLLGALALTHLLATLLFGVGARDPLTLGAVAAVLAFVALLASYLPARRAAKVDPMICLRYE from the coding sequence GTGCGCGATTTCTGGCAGGACGTTCAATACGGGTTGAGGACTCTGCGCAAGAGTCCTGGCTTCACCGCGGTTGCTTTGCTCACACTGGCCATCGGCATCGGCGCCAACACGGCCATTTTCAGCTTTGTGGACGGGGTGCTGTTGAAGCCGCTGCCGTATGCGAACGCGGACAGGATCATGCGAGTGCTGGAGAAGCCGCCGGGCTCTCCGGATGCGCGGAACGGGATTTCGACGCTGAACTTCCTCGACTGGCAGCGCCAGAACTCGGTGTTCCAGTACATGGCGGCGCGGACCGGCGGCTCCGTCACATTGACCGGCAGCGGCAATCCTGTGCAACTGCGCGGACAGCGCATGTCGGCCCACGGGTTCGACATCCTGGGCGTACAGGCCGTGCTGGGCCGTACCTTCGCTGCCGACGAGGATCAGCCGGGCAAGAGCAAGGTGGCCGTCCTGAGCAACGCGCTCTGGGCGTCGCAGTTCGGCTCGGATCCGGCGGTCGTCGGGCGTGTGATCCAGTTGGATAACGAACCGCACGTGGTGATCGGAGTGCTACCCGCCGGCAGCGCGTTCGACCGCACGTTTGCCCAGATCTTCCGGCCGCTGGTTTTCGAGCCGCAGAACATGACGCGCAACTTCCACTGGTTCGGCGCGATGGGGCTGCTCAAGCCGGGCGTAACCGTGGAAAAGGCCAAAGCGGAGATGGACGCGATCGGCCAGCGCATCGCGCGCGACTATCCCGATTCCAACAAAGGCTGGAGCGTGGCGGTGGACCCACTGGCGGAGGTGGTGGTGGGGCCGCAGCTTCGCAAGTCGTTGTATGTACTGCTGGCGGCGGTCGGCATGGTGCTGCTCATCGGCTGCGCGAACCTGGCGAACCTGACCCTGGCGCGGGGCACGGTGCGGGAGCGCGAGGTGGCGATCCGCGTGTCGGTAGGTGCCAGCCGCTGGCGCCTGATCCAGCAATTCCTCACGGAAAGCGTCCTGTTGTCGTACCTCGGCGGAGTGCTGGGTGTAGCGCTGGGCTATGCGCTGATCGCCGGGTTGAAGGCTGCGCTGCCTCCCTTCTCCCTGCCGTCGGAGGCGACCATCACCCTCGATTCGCGGGTCCTGCTGTTTGCGATCGGTCTGTCGATTCTCACCGGGCTGGTCTTCGGGCTGGCGCCGGCGATCCAGGCCACACGGTCAGACCTCGCGGGCAGCATGAAGGAAGGCAGCCGCGGGTCGAGCACCGGTGGCGCCAAGCATCGGCTGCGGTCGGCGCTGGTGGTGACGGAAGTGGCGCTGGCGTTCCTGCTCCTGGCCGGCTCGGGGCTGCTGATCCGCAGCTTCTTCGCCATGCAGCAGGTGGCGACCGGATTCAATACGGAAAATGTGATCACCGCGGGACTGCCCACCTCCGAGAAGCGCTTTGCCACGCCCGAGGCGCTGAATACCTATCTGCGGCAGGTGGTGGCGAACCTGGAGAGCCTCCCGGGTGTGCGGGATGTGGCATTGACGTCGGCCTTGCCGATGCAGGGCTGGGGTTATGGCATGCCGTTCCAGATCGCGGACAAGCCCATCGTGGACCGGGCGAACCGCAAGGCGTGCTTCTTCAAGATGGTGACCCCCTCTTATTTCCGGACGATCGGCATGACGTTCGTGAAGGGCCGGGGCCTGGCCGAGGGCGATGGCAAAGGCGCTCCGCCGGTGACGGTCATCAACGAGACAATGGCCCGCAAGCACTTCCCGAATGAAGAACCGGTCGGCAAGCGAATCCTGATCCAGGAGATCGTTCCGGGCAAGACGGCGCTGGGCCCCGAGATCCCGTGGGAAGTGGTAGGCGTCGTGAAGGATGAGAAGGTGGGCAGTCTTGATGAGACCGATAGCAGTCCGGGGATGTATGTGAGCAAAGAGCAGAGCCCGACGTTTGGGCAGGCACTGGTGATTCGGGCGGCGATGGATCCGCGGCGGCTGCAGAACGCGATCACCGATGCGGTGCATCAGGTGAACAAAGACCAGGCCCTCACCGACTTCAAAACGCTGGAGCAGATCAAGGCGGAATCGATGGCGGACAACCGGCTGAACTCGATCATGCTGGGTGGTTTCGCGATGGTGGCGCTGCTGCTGTCGGCCATCGGGATCTACGGTGTGATCTCCTATTCAGTTGTGCAGCGGACGCACGAAATCGGAATTCGCGCCGCGATGGGTGCCCGCGCCGGGGACGTGGTGGGGCTGATCCTGAAGCGTGGTGTCGTGATGGCGGCACTCGGGCTGGGCATAGGGCTCCTGGGGGCGCTGGCGCTCACGCACCTGCTCGCGACCCTGCTGTTCGGTGTGGGCGCGCGCGATCCGCTGACGCTAGGCGCCGTGGCCGCGGTGCTGGCCTTCGTAGCCCTGCTGGCGAGCTACCTGCCGGCCCGCCGGGCGGCGAAAGTGGATCCCATGATCTGCCTGCGCTATGAGTGA
- a CDS encoding BPL-N domain-containing protein: MRAVTKRYLVATSCAVLLGAQLTACRRGGEQGRATAPDGLAPILLFSGTGTSAGDVAALERILTRERLAYSTVNSQQLNGMTEAQMGQSRLLIVPGGNFEQIGLNLTADTTANVRSAVRKGLHYLGICAGAFFAGDSPYNGLNLTSGRRFGFYALEAQGIRKAPVAITDAGGQTLDQYWEDGPQLTGWGSVAARYPDGMPAVVEGQFGEGLVILSGVHPEAPESWRGGMTFRTPARVDNDYAAMLIRAALKGEELRHF; the protein is encoded by the coding sequence ATGCGCGCTGTTACCAAGCGATACCTCGTGGCGACATCGTGCGCTGTCCTACTTGGTGCGCAGTTGACCGCCTGCCGACGCGGTGGCGAGCAGGGCCGGGCGACCGCGCCGGACGGCCTCGCGCCCATTCTTCTTTTTAGTGGAACTGGCACTTCCGCAGGCGACGTGGCAGCGCTTGAGCGGATTCTGACTCGGGAGCGTCTTGCGTACTCGACTGTCAATTCGCAGCAACTGAACGGCATGACCGAAGCTCAGATGGGGCAGTCCCGGCTGCTGATCGTGCCTGGGGGGAATTTCGAACAGATTGGACTCAACCTGACGGCGGACACGACTGCGAATGTTCGCAGCGCGGTGCGGAAGGGTTTGCACTATCTCGGAATCTGCGCGGGTGCATTCTTCGCCGGTGATTCTCCCTACAACGGATTGAACCTGACATCGGGCCGGCGCTTCGGTTTTTATGCCCTTGAAGCGCAGGGGATCCGCAAGGCGCCTGTCGCGATCACGGATGCCGGAGGACAGACGCTGGACCAGTACTGGGAGGATGGGCCGCAGCTCACGGGCTGGGGCTCAGTTGCCGCCAGGTACCCCGATGGGATGCCCGCCGTCGTAGAGGGGCAATTCGGAGAGGGATTGGTCATTCTCAGCGGGGTGCACCCCGAGGCGCCGGAGAGCTGGCGAGGCGGCATGACCTTCAGGACGCCGGCACGTGTCGACAATGACTATGCGGCGATGCTGATCCGCGCAGCCCTGAAGGGAGAGGAGTTGCGGCACTTCTGA
- a CDS encoding transposase, whose protein sequence is MRWRQRQAKSRPFLLEKPHRELILETIRKTSAATNYELLAAHIRTTHLHIILDTPSTPEQSMGDLKLACTMALKAANLADAEDRIWADYGHIRPLRSPYALTQAINYILNGQGAPMDIYRDEPLTPPTQYNC, encoded by the coding sequence GTGCGATGGAGGCAGCGGCAAGCCAAATCCCGTCCCTTCCTCTTGGAGAAGCCGCACCGTGAGCTAATCCTGGAGACCATCCGGAAGACAAGCGCGGCAACGAACTACGAACTCCTGGCTGCCCACATCCGCACCACCCATCTCCACATCATTCTGGACACACCATCAACCCCGGAACAATCAATGGGCGATCTCAAACTCGCCTGCACGATGGCCCTCAAAGCCGCGAATCTAGCCGACGCGGAGGACCGCATCTGGGCCGACTACGGCCACATCCGGCCCCTGAGATCACCCTACGCCCTCACCCAAGCAATCAACTACATTCTCAACGGACAAGGAGCTCCAATGGACATCTATCGGGACGAACCCCTCACTCCACCCACTCAATACAACTGCTAA
- a CDS encoding PadR family transcriptional regulator: MSKSSDLIHGTLDLLILNTISVTPQHGWAIAKRIQMVSNEVLQISQGALYPALHRLEQQGWIEADWRTTEGGRDAKFYTLTKAGRTQLSKELEQWERLSQAVGLAIRLAPGAAV; the protein is encoded by the coding sequence ATGTCCAAATCGTCCGATCTCATCCACGGAACGCTGGATCTGCTGATCCTGAACACGATCTCGGTCACGCCGCAGCACGGCTGGGCGATTGCCAAACGCATCCAGATGGTCTCGAACGAAGTGCTGCAGATCAGCCAGGGCGCGCTGTACCCCGCGCTCCACCGCCTGGAACAGCAGGGCTGGATCGAGGCTGACTGGCGCACCACGGAAGGCGGGCGCGACGCCAAGTTCTACACGCTCACGAAGGCCGGCCGCACGCAACTGAGCAAGGAATTGGAACAGTGGGAGCGCCTTTCGCAGGCCGTCGGCCTCGCCATCCGGCTCGCCCCTGGAGCCGCTGTATGA
- a CDS encoding ABC transporter permease: MEAGSSWARFRRRLRFVLSRAERQRLLWEEMDFHIEAMAEDLAAQGMSEDDARAAARRKFGNMTQQAEDSRGVWLLRWWSDLAQDLRYSFRGMRRDAGFTLFVILIAGLGIGASSTVFSVVNALLLRPLPFRDPGRLVWISNVEWSTQVDNFKDLRARNGALVDMAGWFGGYGVGDWQMTGTGEPERVTGVPVTQNFFPLLGVEPALGRSFTPDECEAKVGEPPAVLLSHGFWQRRFAADASVVGRRLLLNNRSVIVVGVLPSSFDFAALFSPGTPVDIFIPWPLTSETNQRGNTMTMVGRLKPGATVAAAQAEFTVLGKQMENQHPERNPVAPRLVSLEKRINGRVRPALLVLACAVGVLMLIVCANLSNLQLARLGARQRELALRAALGAGRFRLLRQMLTESIALSCCGAVLGLGLALAGARAVSQLDGFNLPLLSSVRVDGYVLGFTLLAAVLTGILFGLLPALHTPAGKVQDTLREGGRGLSAGRHRAWLRNGLVVSEIAFASILLVSAGLLVRSFVRVLDVNLGFEPARTAVLRIDPGSRLANLVQQNAFLDDMLQRTRAIPGVRAAGVIDILPFAGDRAWQVSGKGQVYPKGQHPESFIRVVSDGYFAAAGIRLQAGREFTDRDRDSTELVVMVNQTLARTLWPGQDAVGQVMTQDGGRRVIGVVSDVRHESLETAGGSEMYLPLRQTRDYPAMELVVRSFLPPAVLASAIRTALRPLDPNLPVAELHGLQDLVEKAVSPRRFLVLLLGGFAAFALLLASLGIYAVISYSVTQRVQEIGIRMALGATPSGLQRLILLRTFGLAVLGLVVGMAASRALSNTLGSLLFGVTAGDAATYAGVGTLLLAVAAAAGYLPAWRASRIDPILALRSN; this comes from the coding sequence ATGGAAGCCGGTTCCAGTTGGGCGCGTTTTCGGCGCCGTTTGCGGTTCGTTCTCTCTCGAGCTGAGCGGCAGCGGCTCCTGTGGGAAGAGATGGATTTTCACATCGAAGCAATGGCGGAAGACCTCGCCGCGCAGGGCATGTCTGAGGACGATGCCCGCGCGGCGGCAAGGAGAAAGTTCGGCAATATGACACAGCAGGCTGAAGATTCACGCGGCGTTTGGCTGCTTCGTTGGTGGAGCGATCTGGCCCAGGATCTGCGCTACTCGTTTCGGGGAATGCGCCGCGATGCCGGCTTCACCTTATTTGTGATCCTCATCGCCGGTCTCGGCATCGGCGCCAGTTCCACCGTATTCAGCGTGGTGAATGCGCTGCTGTTGCGGCCCCTCCCCTTCCGCGACCCGGGTCGCCTGGTCTGGATCTCGAACGTGGAGTGGTCCACACAGGTGGACAACTTCAAGGACCTCCGGGCGCGGAATGGTGCCCTCGTGGACATGGCCGGCTGGTTCGGCGGCTATGGCGTCGGAGACTGGCAAATGACGGGTACGGGCGAGCCTGAACGAGTGACCGGCGTGCCGGTAACCCAGAACTTCTTCCCCCTGCTGGGCGTGGAACCGGCGCTGGGGCGTTCGTTCACTCCGGACGAATGCGAGGCGAAAGTCGGCGAGCCGCCGGCCGTGCTGCTCAGCCATGGCTTCTGGCAAAGGCGGTTCGCCGCGGATGCTTCAGTCGTGGGGCGCAGGTTGCTGCTCAACAACCGCTCTGTCATCGTCGTCGGCGTACTGCCCTCCTCTTTCGACTTCGCAGCCCTCTTCTCTCCTGGTACTCCTGTCGATATCTTCATCCCCTGGCCGTTGACCAGCGAAACGAACCAGCGCGGCAACACCATGACGATGGTCGGCCGCCTCAAGCCGGGCGCCACAGTCGCGGCCGCGCAGGCCGAGTTCACTGTCTTGGGGAAACAAATGGAAAACCAGCATCCTGAACGAAATCCCGTAGCGCCGCGGCTGGTCTCCCTCGAGAAGCGCATCAATGGCCGCGTGCGGCCGGCGCTGCTCGTGCTGGCCTGCGCGGTCGGCGTACTGATGCTGATAGTCTGCGCGAACCTCTCCAATTTGCAGTTGGCCCGCCTCGGCGCGAGGCAGCGGGAACTGGCCTTGCGGGCGGCGCTGGGAGCAGGCCGGTTCCGCCTGCTCCGGCAGATGTTGACCGAAAGCATCGCGCTCTCCTGCTGCGGAGCGGTGCTCGGGCTTGGACTCGCCCTGGCCGGCGCACGCGCTGTGTCACAACTCGACGGCTTCAATCTGCCCCTTCTCTCCAGCGTCCGCGTCGACGGCTACGTGCTCGGCTTCACTCTTCTGGCTGCGGTGCTGACGGGCATCCTGTTCGGGTTGCTGCCCGCCCTGCATACGCCCGCCGGCAAGGTGCAGGATACCCTGCGGGAGGGCGGTCGGGGTCTCAGCGCCGGCCGCCACCGCGCCTGGCTGCGCAACGGCCTTGTCGTTTCCGAAATCGCCTTCGCCTCCATCCTGTTGGTCAGCGCCGGACTCCTCGTCCGTAGCTTTGTCCGCGTACTCGATGTCAACCTGGGCTTCGAACCCGCAAGGACCGCCGTCCTGCGCATCGACCCGGGCTCCCGCCTGGCAAATCTCGTTCAACAAAACGCATTTCTCGATGACATGCTGCAGCGCACGCGGGCGATCCCTGGCGTGCGGGCGGCGGGCGTGATCGACATCCTGCCGTTTGCCGGCGACCGCGCCTGGCAGGTCTCCGGGAAAGGACAGGTCTACCCAAAAGGCCAACATCCCGAGTCCTTCATCCGAGTCGTGAGCGACGGTTACTTCGCCGCTGCCGGCATTCGTCTACAGGCGGGCCGCGAGTTCACTGATCGCGATCGCGACTCCACCGAACTTGTAGTGATGGTGAACCAGACCCTGGCCCGGACCCTCTGGCCCGGACAGGACGCGGTCGGACAGGTAATGACTCAGGACGGTGGCCGGCGGGTGATCGGCGTTGTGTCCGACGTCCGTCACGAGTCGCTGGAAACCGCGGGCGGCTCTGAGATGTATCTGCCGTTGCGGCAGACGAGAGACTATCCGGCCATGGAACTGGTGGTGCGATCTTTCCTCCCGCCTGCGGTGCTCGCCTCCGCAATCCGGACGGCACTCCGCCCCCTCGACCCGAATCTGCCCGTCGCTGAACTGCACGGCCTGCAGGACCTGGTCGAGAAGGCGGTGTCGCCGCGCAGGTTCCTCGTCCTGCTGCTGGGCGGCTTCGCGGCCTTCGCCCTGCTTCTCGCCTCGCTCGGCATCTATGCCGTGATCTCTTACTCGGTGACGCAGCGGGTACAGGAAATCGGGATTCGGATGGCGCTCGGCGCAACTCCGTCCGGTTTGCAGCGGCTCATCCTCCTGCGCACCTTCGGCCTGGCCGTGCTGGGGCTCGTCGTGGGCATGGCGGCTTCGCGAGCATTGTCCAACACCCTGGGGAGCCTGCTCTTCGGAGTGACAGCGGGCGATGCGGCCACTTATGCGGGCGTGGGCACCTTGCTGCTCGCGGTCGCCGCGGCCGCCGGCTACCTCCCGGCCTGGCGCGCCTCGCGCATCGATCCAATCCTGGCCCTGCGTTCGAACTGA
- a CDS encoding methyltransferase domain-containing protein translates to MQRSFKEEILDGGGVLPEVQELAHRRLSQTHSLLGNHAAILRALRCEAAATRRVLDIGCGHGGLLKKVRRKMGVEVLGVDLQPPESAAGEFPILKLNAVREPLPRADVAVSVCLVHHLRDEEFIEMIRNVGRACRRFVILDLVRHRLPLSIFTALAPLCLPRVNVLDGSQSIRRAYTPGEFRALIARAIAGTGGTFQHTVAPFWIRQMADIRY, encoded by the coding sequence ATGCAGCGCTCCTTTAAGGAAGAGATTCTGGATGGCGGCGGAGTGCTGCCCGAGGTGCAGGAACTGGCTCACCGCCGGCTCTCCCAGACACACAGCCTCCTGGGTAACCATGCGGCGATCCTCCGGGCATTGCGTTGTGAGGCGGCTGCGACGCGGCGAGTTCTGGATATTGGGTGCGGGCACGGCGGATTGCTGAAAAAGGTGCGGCGGAAAATGGGCGTGGAGGTGCTGGGTGTCGATCTGCAGCCGCCGGAAAGTGCTGCGGGCGAGTTTCCAATCCTCAAGCTGAACGCCGTACGGGAGCCGCTGCCGCGGGCCGATGTGGCCGTCAGCGTTTGCCTGGTTCATCACCTGCGCGATGAGGAGTTTATCGAGATGATCCGGAACGTCGGTCGGGCTTGCCGGCGGTTCGTGATTCTGGACCTCGTGCGGCACCGTTTGCCTCTGTCAATCTTCACCGCGCTCGCTCCGCTCTGCTTGCCAAGAGTGAACGTCCTGGATGGAAGTCAGTCCATCCGGCGCGCATACACCCCCGGGGAATTCCGAGCCTTGATCGCGCGGGCGATCGCGGGCACCGGCGGGACCTTTCAACACACGGTGGCCCCCTTCTGGATTCGGCAGATGGCCGACATCCGATACTGA